Sequence from the Halobaculum rubrum genome:
TCGGTTGGCATGACACCGCAAACAACCGCGTCGATGACCCTCCCCGACAGACCGCACCCGACTTACCGATGACCGACACACCCGATCGCTTCTGGTCGACACTCCGGCGGGAGATCCGGTTCGTCGACTGCGTCGCACTCTCGGTCGTCCCGGTCGTCCTCGCGGCCGTGTTTCTCCTCCCGCCCGAGACGCGGATGGAGTTCGCGTTCACGTACCGCCGGCCGACCGTCCTCACTGCCTTCACCGCTCACTTCGTCCACCGCTCGCTCGAACACCTGGTAGCCAACGTCGCCGGCTACGTGCTGCTGGCCGGACTCGGCTACGTGTTGGCGGTACTCGCCGATGAACGACGACTGTTCGGCCTCGCCGCGACGACGTACCTGTTCGCGTTCCCGCCGGTGCTGTCGGCCCTGAACCTCGCGGTTCCCCGAAACGCCGTCGGATACGGCTTCTCGGGTGTGACGATGGCGTTCGCCGGGCTGCTCGCGGTCATGCTGGCGGCGTACGCGGGCCGTCGACTCCACCCCGCCGTGAGCGTCCGGCACGCGCCCGCCGGGTTCCTGTCGGCGCTGGCCGCGGCGGCGCTGCTGGTTCCGACGGCGAGTCGCGTCGCGACGGCGGTGGCGGGTGTGGCCGCCCTCGGCGCGTTCGGGTACGCGGTATCGGGGACCACTGCGCTCCGCGACGGCCCGCCCCACGCGACGCTGTATCGCTCCGGGTGGGTCGACCTGTTCGCGCTGGGGGCGGTGGTGTTCGCCGGGTACCCGGTGGTCGGGTTCCCCTCGGATCTCCGCGTCGGCACGGCCGTCGTGAACACGTACGTCCATCTACTGGGGTTTTGCCTCGCGTTTCTCGTCGCGTACCTCGTCGCGGCGACCGAGGTGCTCGACGGGGATGCGTGACCGTGGCGGGACGGCGCCGCCGTGACCCGAGGATACTTATCTCGTGACACGAACACGTCATCGACGCGAATGGACGCCCGACGACTCCTCACGCTCGGCTCGGAACTCCTGTTGGTCGTCGTCGTCGTCTCCCTCGTCGCCGGGCAACTGCTCGGGCAGCCGATCCTCCTCAGCTACGTCGAGACCGGGAGCATGGCCCCGACGATGGAGCCCGGCGACGGCTTCATCGCGGTCCCCGCCGCCGTCGCTGGCGATCCCGAGCCGGGAGACGTGGTCACCTTCGACGCGCAGGAACTGAACGGCGGCGGCCTCACCACCCACCGGGTCGTCGGCGAGACCGAGCGCGGCTACGTCACTCGCGGGGACGCGAACCCGTTCACCGATCAGGACGGCTCCGAGCCGCCCGTGAAGGACGCGCAGATCGTCGCCCACGCCCTCCGTGTCGGCGGCACGGTGGTCGTGATCCCGGAACTCGGGACGGCCGTCATGGGGATCCGCGGACTGCTCACCGGCGCACAGCGGTGGCTTGCGGCCACCGTCGGGAGTCGATCGTTGCTGGGCACGCAGGGAATCGCCTACGTGGTCCTGGCGCTTTCGGCGCTCGGGTACGTCGTCGACCTGCTCCGAGGCGGCCCCGCCGACGGCCCCGACCGAACACGCTCGACCGATCGCGACGACGGGGTCTCGACGCGGCTGATCCTCGTCGGCCTCGCGGCGATGGTCGTCGTCTCGGCCACCGCCGCGATGGTCGTGCCCGCCGGCACCCAGGAGTTCGGGATCGTGAGCGCCGAGTTCGACTCCGAGAACCCCACGGTCATCAGGCAGGGAGGAGCTTCGACGATCGAGTACCGCGTCCCGAACGCCGGACTGGTCCCCGTTCACAGCTACGTCCGTCCCGCAAGTGACGGTGTCGCAGTCTCCCCGGAACACGTGTTCGTGGAAGGTCGCGGGGAATCGACGGTATCGATCACGCTCTCGGCACCCGACGAGACGGGCTACTATCGGCGATACGTCGCCGAACATCGGTATCTCGCGGTGCTCCCGGAACCGCTGATCCGCGATCTGTCGAGGGCCCATCCGTGGCTTCCGATCGTCGCGATCGACGCGATGCTCGGCGGAGGAATCTACGGGCTCGGTCGTCTGCTCATCGACGGCGGTCGGACCCGGATCCGTTCGCGGGACGCACGCTACGACCGGCCGATCGCCGCCAGGATACGGCGGCTGCTGACTCGATGACCGATTGACCAACAGACATATCAAGAACGCCACCACACGGAGCAGTGATGGATGAGGCCACGCGACTCCGCGTTCGGTCGGCCCTATCGTCGTGGCTTGCGGTTCTACTCGTCGTCTCGTTCGTTGTCGGCGGTGCCGGTGCGTGGGCGACGTACACGGCACACGTCGGTTCGGAGACGGAGACCGTCGAGCGGACGACCACGGTGTGGACCGCGACCGGGTCGTTCGACCACTCGGCGACCGTCGTCCGCGCGAACCCGCTGTATCCGATCGGAACGACGCTGACGAACCGATCGACGTACTTCCGTTCCGCCACCCCGGTGCTGGACGGTAGGTTCACCGTCGCCGCTCCCGGGCTTCAGGGGAACACGTCGGTGGAACTCGCGACGACGCTGTCGATCGAATCCGCCGACGAGGAGACGACCTACTGGAGCGACAGCAGACCACTGAACTCGACGACCGCCGACGGGCCGGCGACGGTCGCGTTCTCGATCAACACCACCGACGTCGCCGACCGGATCGCCGCGATCGAGTCGGGGATCGGCTCGACGCCCGGTGAGACGACCGTCGCCGTCGTCGTCGACGTGGCGATCCGGGGGACGACCGCCGACGGCGCGACGAGCCGACTTTCGTTCTCGAGTCGCCTCCCCGTCGAACTGAACGGCGACACGTACACGGTCTCCGATCCCGGCCCGATCGAGGAGTCAGTCGAACGGACGGTCACCGAACGGGTGGAACGCGAGTACGGTCCCGTCCGCTCGATCGGCGGGCCGATAGCGCTTCTCGTCGGCGTCGTCGCAATCGGGACAGTAGGGTACATCGCCGGTCGCGGACGCCCCGCACTCACGGAGGCGGAACGTGCTCGCCTCGAGTACCTGGACGACCGCTCGGAGTTCGACCAGTGGATCGTCTCCGTCGATATCCCGCCGGCGTCGGCGGATGGGCGCCCCGCTGAGGCGTCGTCGCTCGCGGACCTGGTGAACCTCGCGATCGACACGGACAACGCCGTGCTCAAGACGCCGGACGCGGAGGAGTTCCACGTCGTCGACGGGACGTACCGCTACACGTACCAC
This genomic interval carries:
- a CDS encoding signal peptidase I, whose protein sequence is MDARRLLTLGSELLLVVVVVSLVAGQLLGQPILLSYVETGSMAPTMEPGDGFIAVPAAVAGDPEPGDVVTFDAQELNGGGLTTHRVVGETERGYVTRGDANPFTDQDGSEPPVKDAQIVAHALRVGGTVVVIPELGTAVMGIRGLLTGAQRWLAATVGSRSLLGTQGIAYVVLALSALGYVVDLLRGGPADGPDRTRSTDRDDGVSTRLILVGLAAMVVVSATAAMVVPAGTQEFGIVSAEFDSENPTVIRQGGASTIEYRVPNAGLVPVHSYVRPASDGVAVSPEHVFVEGRGESTVSITLSAPDETGYYRRYVAEHRYLAVLPEPLIRDLSRAHPWLPIVAIDAMLGGGIYGLGRLLIDGGRTRIRSRDARYDRPIAARIRRLLTR
- a CDS encoding DUF5305 domain-containing protein codes for the protein MDEATRLRVRSALSSWLAVLLVVSFVVGGAGAWATYTAHVGSETETVERTTTVWTATGSFDHSATVVRANPLYPIGTTLTNRSTYFRSATPVLDGRFTVAAPGLQGNTSVELATTLSIESADEETTYWSDSRPLNSTTADGPATVAFSINTTDVADRIAAIESGIGSTPGETTVAVVVDVAIRGTTADGATSRLSFSSRLPVELNGDTYTVSDPGPIEESVERTVTERVEREYGPVRSIGGPIALLVGVVAIGTVGYIAGRGRPALTEAERARLEYLDDRSEFDQWIVSVDIPPASADGRPAEASSLADLVNLAIDTDNAVLKTPDAEEFHVVDGTYRYTYHAPPPAGSHSNERHSAGEDGSVLPDLSITRGTDSGGNDSQGSEEDDTDPTGGSDGADDPDSAGGSDGADDTDPTGGSNGADDVTDPAGATAGSAVDTGTDERGADGDATDIDDSGGDNSEGASGEDGGTDS